CCCTGGCCAAGGGTTTCAGGCAACAGGACATAGGTGGCCACGGTGCAAGCCAGCCCGAACAAGGCAAGTGCCAGAAATTCGTAGCGCCAACTGCCCAATTCGAGAATGTAGGCGCCAAGCAGCGGGGCCACCATGGGAGCCAATGACGTAACCATTGCGATCATGGCCATGACCCGGGCTGAGTCGGTTTCGCCAAACAGGTCGCGGACCACAGCGCGAGAAATGACTGCCGCGGCTCCGCCGCCAAAAGCCTGAAGCAGACGGAACACCAGAAGTTGTTCAATGCTTTGTGCCAACATGCAAGCCACGCTGGCTGCCACAAAAACGGTGGTACCGGCAAAAATGACACGCCTGCGCCCGTACCTGTCAGAAAGCGGCCCATAAAACAGCATGCCGAGCGCAAAACCAGCAAGAAACACCGTCACTGTCTGTTGCACCTGCCCCGATGAAGCTTGTAATTCGTCACCAATTGCGGCGAGGCTGGGTAAATACAGGTCGATGGCCAGTGGAGCAAATGCCGACAGTGCAGCCAGAAGAAAAAACAGGGGGCGGTTGATCAAAACAGGATTTCCAGACAGCGTGTTCATACAGTGGGTTCAGGCATTGTACGCGTTCAATGCGTTGGCTCTATCACAATGAAGTTTGACAGGGGCAGAGCACTCGGATTAGTGTCTCGTCCATTGTCAATGTTGAAAAGGAAATGCGGAATGAGTATCAGGCAACTGAGTGACGATGTGGCCGTTTGCGGTCAAATCACCCCGAACGATCTGGAGACCATTGCAGAGCTGGGCTTTAAAACCATTGTGAACAATCGGCCCGACCATGAAATGTCGGGTGACTTCGGCCGCGCTGACATTGAGGCGAAGGCGAAAAGCCTGGGGTTGGCCATTCATTACCTGCCCATGGATGTGGGTCAGCCACCTTCCCAGGCTTTGCTGGAGGAATTCAACCGCATTCTTGACGCAGCAGAAAAACCGGTGCTGGCCTATTGCCGAAGTGGCAACCGTTCCGGGCAGATTTACATGGGTGCCAGCGCCTTGCGGTAAAACGGCACTGTGCGCTGCTCAATGGTCTTTCCGCTGGCCAGGGGTGTGCTGGGGCATGGCCAAGGCCAGTTCCCGGATCATTTGAACCGTGTCGATGTCGGCAGCCTTGTAGGCCTGCTTGCGCATCTCATCCATGTCGCTGGATGAGGCACCTGGCACGCCGTCTGAAGTCGGCGCATCGTTGACCTGGTACTTGAACCTGAGCCACAGCTCACCTTCAACCGGTTCTTCGATGGAAATGGTCAGGGTGCTGTCGCCGCAAAACTGATTCGCTGCAATTCGTGTTTCGGTACGCTCTTCCTCGTGAAGTTCAGTGATGTCAGATATCTGGAAAGGCCCATAGTTCAATACCCGTGAAAGCGTCGTGACTGTGCCTTGTTGGCCGGTTTCCATGACCTGCGCATCTTCAAGCCCCAGAATGAATCGGGTGGGCTTCCAGGCCCGCGCGACCAGGCCGAACCAGAGTTGCTGGCGAGTCATCCAGTCCACACCGGGCAAAGCCGGGTCGTTGATTTGCACCAAATGTTCAAATTTCATGAAGGAGATCCTGTGATAGATCGACAAGGTACTACAAAACGTTATTCCGATTCCACTCGCTTCAACGGCGTGGTTTACCTGGTTGAAGTGCCAACGCTTGAAACCGGTGACATCGCTGCACAAACCGAGGATTTGCTGAACAACCTGGACAAGGTTTTGGCCAAGGCGGGTACGGACAAAAGTCGCCTGCTTCAAGTACAGGTCTTTTTGACAGACATGACCGATTACGAGGGGTTCAATGCAGTGTGGGAGGCTTGGCTGCCCAATGGTTGCGCGCCTTCCCGAGCCTGTGTTGAGGTGAAAGGCTTGGCCCGAAAGGGATGGAAAGTGGAGTTGGTGTTGACCGCTGCAGCAGCCTGATTATTGACTCAACATCCTTAGCCGGTGTTGCAAGGCCTTGATGTTGACTCGCAAGTGACTCAATTCCTGTTCTGCCGGGCTTTGGCTGTTGGCAAGTTGGTTTTCAAGTCCTTGCAGGAAACTGGCGAAGTCCATTTCACCGATCAGTTTGCAATGGCCTTTCAAGGTGTGTAATGCCCGTTTTGCATCAAGCCATTGTGCCTGTTGCAAACGCAACTCGATTTCCTCAAGCAGATTGGGAATTTCAGCCACAATCATTTCCATCGTGGTCTTCAGCAGCTCCCGATCATGGTCAAAATTCTGCATGGGGATGGGCGAAATCTTGAAATTCAGCCGGGTCAGTACATTCTCGATGTCGCTGCGTTTGAACGGTTTGGAAATGTATTCTTTCATGCCCGCTGCCATACAGGCTTCACGGGTGTCTGCAATCGCATCCGCAGTCAGGCCCACGATAGGCAGCTTGTGATGTTTGGGTTGCGTCAGGATGGTTCTACACGCTTCCAGCCCGCCCATGTTGGGCATGTGCATGTCCATGAAAACCAGGTCGAAAGTTTCCTCTTCAACGGCCTTCACCGCAGCAAGGCCATCGTCGGCAAAACGGTAGGAAATGCCCAGTTGGGTCAGCACATGGGAAATGAAGGCCTGATTCACCATGTTGTCTTCGGCCACGAGAATTCTCAAGGTGTCACAGGCTTGTCCCATTCCGGGAGTTGGCAGGTCTTTGAGTTGTACTGATTCCATGTTGTTGTGAGCGACATCGTTGTTGACCGGACTGGGCGCATGCGCCACAGGTAGCGCAAGTGTAAAACTGAATTCACTGCCCACACCTTCCTCAGACCACAAATCAATGCCGCTGTTCATTAATTCCAGCAAACGCTGGCTTATGGTCAAACCCAGCCCGGTGCCGCCATATTTGCGGGCTGTTCCAGGTTCAGCCTGGGAGAATGCCTTGAAAATTTCCGAGCGTGCTGCATCCGATATACCCATCCCGCTGTCCCGAACCGAAAAATGTACACGTGCGGTGTCAGAAGGCTGACTCGGGCCCCTTGATTCCTCAAGCGTTATATTCAGCGTCACGACACCTTGCTGGGTGAACTTCAGCGCATTGCTGAGCAGGTTGTTCAACACCTGAAGAATTCGTGCGCAATCGCCATGCAGGTGGTCGGGTACCTCGGGCGCAATTTCCAGCACCAGTTTGACATTGGGTTTGGAATAGGCGCTGGACACGGTTTTGATCATGGCCTGCACATTGGCCCTTAGCGCAAAAGGTATCGGGTCAATATCCAGCTTGTTGGCATCAATTTTCGAGAAGTCCAGAATGTCGTTCACCACCCGCAGCAAATGGTCTGCACTTAACTGGATCAATTCCAGATTCCGTCGGGGTTTGTCTCCTAGCGTGGTGGTGCCCAGTGTAATTTCGGTTAGCCCCAGAATGCCGTTCAGGGGGGTACGAATTTCATGGCTCATGTTCGCCACAAACTGTGATTTCAGGTCATTGGATTTGTCTGCTTTCACGCGGGCTTCCTCCAATGCCCTGTTCTTGCGGGCAAGCGCCCCGGAGGCCCAGTTCAATGTTGTGTGCAACATCGCCAGTTCACGGGAGCTGGGCGACACTTTGTGGCTGATCCCCTCGTCATTGACCATCAATTGCGCAAAGTCGGTGAGTGAGTTCAATTCAAGAATGACCTTGCGTATGAATAGCCACGACGCAAAGGTAGCGGGAACAATCAGGGCGATGGCAAGCAGGATATTGCGTTGAATCAACTCAGTCTGGCTGGCCTGCAACGAAGACAAATCGAATTCGAGCGCCACCATGCCAATAACACCGCCCGAATCGACCGGTTCACTCACCAAGAGATACTTCACTTTTCCGTTTTGAGATTTCTTGAAACTGATGCTGGGTGATGTGCCCAGCATCATGGTTTGCGAGTTGTAGTGTGCTTTAAGGCGCCTGCTTTCCTGGTCTCGAATGACCTGGGCCAGAATGTGTCCAGTGGGATCCAGTACAGTGCCCGAATGAAGGTCTTCAAAACCATCTGTTTTCAAGAGCAGATTCTCGATTACCGAGAAATCACGTTCCAGCAAATGGCTGCTGCTGGATACAGCCAGGTTGAAAGCCAACGCACGCGCCTGCTTGGTAAAAACGTCCTGCAGTTCTTCGCGTTGTGTCTGGGTGTTGAACCAAGTGAATGCCAGCGCCAGCAGCAACACAATGCCGCCCCCAAGGCCCAGTAGCTGGGTGCCGAGGCTTGGGTACTTGATGCTGTGGAAATTCGGCTTCAATTGGATACAAATTCCTCAAGCCCCAGCAATTCGAGTGGCTGGTAATCCCGGTTGTAAACGGCCCGTATTGGATTTGCAATCTGTATATCTGCTCCTTCTGCATTGTGTTGCTTCAGATAATTGAGAAGGGCCTGTGAAATCGCTTCTCGCATTACCGCGTCCACCCGGGGGTGGGCAGCAATGGGATGCGGGGCAGTGGGGGGAGTTTCATAAATGACTTTGACCTTCTCACGCAAGGCCGGGTCTTCAGCCAGCAGCGTCGCACTGATCATGCCGCCGGCCTGGCCTTCATTTCGCACCACACCCCGAATGACGTTCGGGTGGGTTTTAACGTACCTGGTTACAAAGTTCAAACCCTTCTCACGCTTGAGCAGTGCCCGCATGTAAAGAGAGGCACCGAATGCATTGGGTGATGGAAACAGCAAGGTTTTTCCGTTGAGGTCCGTCAAGGTGCGAATATTGTCAAACTGACCCCCTTTTGGGCTGATCAGGATACCGCTCATGGGTTTGGTGTCACGGATCATTGGAACATAGCCCTGTGCTTTTTTTGCCATCACCATGTGGTACGGATTGCAGTAAATCAAATCGGCTTGCCCCGACAAAAACATCGATTCAAATTCAGTAATGTCTTTGCTGAAAATCAACTCGATCTTGGGCAGGCTCTCGCTTTCAATGCCTTTAAGCACTTTGCTCCAAGTGGCATTTATTTCAGTGGCCGGAAACTGGGGGACCACAAGAAGGCGAAGCGTTGAATTGTTGTCAGCACTGTGGGCCGCATTAAAACTACACAGGCCAAACAGTGTGACAATACTCCAAAGCATATTGCCGAATGACCAACGTCTGAATGGGTTCATGAGTCTTTGAATGTCAATTTGTATTTCATCCTGTAGTTTAAGGTTTTATTGGGCCATTGAATCATGAGAACAAACACGATTAAGCCAGACAATTCTCGGGGATCTGTAGGGCATGGCTGAAACAAACCTGAACTGCCAGGCTGTAGGCGTGTTCGATTCCGGCGTGGGCGGACTTTCAGTGCTTGCTGCCTTGCTTGACCATTTGCCCCATGAACGCTTTGATTTTGTCGCCGATGAACGTTATCTGCCTTATGGTGACAAACCCCAGCATCAAATCTCGGACCGGGTCTTGACCCTGTCCCACTGGCTTCACAACAGGGGCTGTAAAGCCATGGTAATGGCCTGCAACACAGCCACTGCCGCTGCCGCGGGTCAAGCCAGGGCCACGTATGCCAATTGGCCGATTGTCGGCATGGAGCCCGCTGTTAAACCTGCCAGTTTAATGACACGCACGGGTGTGGTGGGTATTCTGGCCACAACCAACACGGTGGCCAGCGCGCGTTTTAAAAACCTGGTTGAGCGTTACGAGCCCTTGGCACGCGTTATTGCCAAGCCATGCCCCGGGCTTGTGGAGTTGATTGAAACTTGCCCTTTGCCACAGACTGACATCGAAAATCTGTTAGAACCCTTGGTGCATGATTTGTTGAACCACCAAGCCGATGTGATTGTTTTGGGGTGCACGCATTACCCGTTTGTAGCCCCGATCATTGCCCGTTTGGCAGGCCCGGGTGTGGCAGTTATTGAAACAGGTTTGCCTGTTGCCAAACAGTTGAAGGCGCGCCTGGATTCGGAAGGCTTGCTGGTCGATGGGTCTGTAACCCAAAAGCAGGGCAACCCTGTGAATGACCGGGTAAACTTTTTCACCACTGGCAACCCTGTGGCGTTCAAGGCCAAATTGCTGAATTTGTTGGGCCAAGAATGGGCTGATGCCCGTATTCAGGCTTTGGCTGTGTAGGTCGACAGCCGCTGCGCCACGTCTACAAATTGGGCTGCCGAGATTTCCTCTGCACGCGCGGTCAGTGCTATCCCCGCCTCTTGGGCGATGTGGTCAGGTACCACCCCGTTCCAGGTGTTACGCAGCATTTTTCGCCGTTGTGAAAACGCTGTGCTGACTACTTTGCTGAACAGGGCGTGGGGTATGGCTGCTCTTTCCTGTGCCGGCTTGGGTGACATTCGGACAATGGCCGAGATCACACGGGGTGGAGGGTCGAAACATTCTGGTGGCACATCGAACAAATGATCCATGTGGTAATAGGCTTGCAGCATCACTGACAAGCGCCCGTAGTCGCTGGTTTTTGGCGCAGCCACCATTCGGTCAATCACTTCCTTTTGCAACATGAAGTGCTGGTCAATCACCTTGTCTGCAAAATCAAGCAGGGTAAAAAGTATGGGCGAAGAAATGTTGTAAGGCAGATTGCCCACCACGCGAAACGGTGCTTCAAGCTGCGTGAAGTCAAATTTCAGCACATCCACTTCATGTACGGTCAGCTTGTCTTTCCAGGGGCCCGTGCGCAGTTTTTCTGCAAGGTCCCTGTCAATTTCAATGACCTGGAGGTGATTGACCGCTTTCAACAACCAGAAGGTGAGGGCACCCAAACCGGGGCCGATTTCAACCAGCGTGTCGTCGGGGCGGGGACGCATTTCACCAATCAGGTTGGACAAAATACTTTGATCGGTCAGGAAGTGCTGACCGAATCTTTTTCTGGCTTGGTGTTTCATTGCGCGTTCCTGCGACAAAGGTCCATGTGGTGAGCGCATTCTATGGCTTCAAACAGGCTGCTGGGATCCATATTGCGTGTGCCTGCCAAATCAAGCGCCGTTCCATGGTCTACCGAGGTGCGAACAATGGGCAGACCCAGTGAAATATTCACGCCTTGACCAAAACTGGCATGTTTCAGCACGGGCAATCCCTGGTCGTGGTACATGGCCAGCACGGCGTCGCATTGTTCTAGATACTTGGGTTGAAAAAGGGTGTCAGCCGGAAAAGGACCGCGAACATCATGCCCCTGTGCTTGCAAGGCTTGAATGACAGGTGAAATGGTGTTGATTTCTTCCACCCCCAAATCACCAGATTCCCCGGCGTGCGGGTTGAGACCCGCCACGAGCACCACAGGCTTGGGTTTGCCCCAGTAAGTCGACAGGTCTTTCAACATGATTTGCAAGGTACGGGTCAACGAATCCTGTGTAATGGCAGCAGATACTTTTGCCAGCGGAATGTGGGTTGTGGCCAATGCCACTTTCATGTGGCCGCCTACCAGCATCATGACCACATCATTCTGGCCACAGCGCTGTGCCAGGTATTCGGTGTGGCCTATAAAACCAGGCCAGTGCGGGCTGATTGCCGATTTCTGTATGGGGCCAGTCACCATGGCGGCCGCCAAGCCGTTCAAGCTTGCATCGCAAGCGGTATTCAACAAGTCCAGCACATAGCCTGCATTCTCCGGATTGGGTTTTCCCGTTACACAGGCCACATTCAGCGCCCGGTGAAGCACATGGCATGTTGGTGTCAATTCGATGTTACTCAGAGACCCGATCTGGGTCCATGTTGGCAACATTCCGGCCGATTTTGCCCTTTGCGTCAACAGAGGTATATCGCCAAGAACTACCAATGGCCTGCCCAGGCGCGCGGCCAGGTCTGTTTCAGCCAGCAGGGCACACAATTCTGGCCCGATGCCTGCGGGTTCACCGCTGGTAATCAGTATCGGGCGCAAGTCAGACTTGTTCATGCCTTGTGTTTAAAGCCGTATTTCAATGAAAGTGGCGTCGCGCAACTGGCGCAGCCATTCCTGGTAGCTTTCTTCGGACTTGTTGGTTCGTATGGCCTGGCGTGCAGCTTGGCGCTGGCGTTCTTCAGAGGCGGCCTGTTGTCTGCGCTCGGCCACCTGAATAATGTGGAATCCGAATCGGCTTTGAAAAACAGGGCTGACTTCACCTGTTCCCAATTGATTCATCTCGCGCTCGAATTCAGGCACTGTATCGCCCGGGTAAAGCCAACCCAAATCACCACCCTTGGAGGCCGAACCATCTTGAGAGTACTGTTTGGCCAGTGTTTCAAAGTTGGCTGTACCACCACGCAGTTGTTCCAGCGCAAAGTTCAGGCGTCGCTTGGCTTCCGCTTCGGAAACATCGGGGCCTGGGCGAATCAGAATGTGGCGAGCCCGTGTTTGTGTAACCGGCGTGGAATCCAGGGCTGGGCCTCCCTCACGGCGACCCAACACCTTCAGGACGTGAAACCCATTCGGACTGCGCACGGTTTGAACTGCGTCGAGCTGGCCTTTGGACAGAAATTCGGAAAACAGGGAAGGTACACTGTCAAAGCCCGACCAGCCCATTTGACCTGTTCCGTCCAGCTTGAGTTCGGGGTTGCTCTTCAGGATATCTTCGGCACTTTTGCCCGCTTTCAAGGCTTTTTCAACAACCTCAACTTTGGCGCGGGCCTGCCCAATTACACCCGCATTGGCATCAGCGGGAACTTTCACCAGAATCTGTATCCAGTTGACTTCGGGTTGGTTGGTGGCAACTGCTCCCTTGGTGCGGGCCGCCAGGAAGCCTTGAATTTCGGCGTCGGAGACCTGAATTCTCGATTCCACCTCGCGTTCCCTCAATCGACCCAGGGTAATTTCGCTTCTCACTTCTTCGCGGAACCGGGCTGGCGAAACACCTTCGTCTTTCAGTCGGGCCAGAAAGTCTTCGAGTGACAAGCCATTTTGGTCGGCCACACGCGCCATGGCTGCTTCAATTTGGGCCTCTTCAATTCGAATGCCGAGCTGTTCAGCTTTTTGCAACTGAGCCCGATCAAGCACCATGCGGTCAAGTACTTGCTTGCGCAGTTCGGTGCGGTCGGGCAGCGGAGCACCCCGGCGAGTCATTTGCCGTTCAATCAGCGCAACCTGTCGATTCAGCTCGCTGCGGGTGATGATGTCGGTGTTGACCACAGCCACAATGCCGTCTATGGCTGACGATCCCGATGTGTCGTTGCTGGCGCCGAGTTCAGCGCTGAGCTTGCCGGAAGGAGCTTTGGGCGTTGGGTTTTTCAGACCTTGTGCCTGTGCAAGTCCCAAGGTGGCCAGTGTAGTGGCTGCGAATAACCAGTGTTGAATTTGCTTCATTTTCATAGCTTATTGGGTGGCTTGTGAGGTCGAGAATGGTGTGTACCCAGGTACCTTTCTCGACAGCAGGTCAGCCGGGTTTGAGCCCAGTCGGCCCAGTCCGGTGAGTTCCAGTTGTACAAACAGCGAGGTTGTTTCCAGTTGGGGGGCGGTGGCAAATCGTTGTGCGATGACCCGCACCGCCCAGCAACCTTCACCGTATTCAAGGCCGGCAACACCTTCAATCAAACGATTGTCGAGCATCGAGTAGTTTAGACGACCGACACCGCTCCAGCGATCGGAGATGGGCCATTGGCCCGAGATATCGAACTGGTCGATCTGAGCACGGGTGTAACGGTAGCCCAGGTTCAACTGTTTGCCAATGGATGGCGCATAGCTGAGTGATATGTTTCCGCGTTCGTGGCGACCGCTTTCCGCATTCAACTGGGTTGTTGCGTCCAGGAATACTGAGCCGCTGATTCGACCCCGTGCATTGGCAAAAAAGTCGGAGTCGCTGGTGGTTGGCGCTTCAAAGCCTTGCAAGATAACGCGCGATGCTGTGAGGTTCAAGCGTTGGCCACCAGTGACGCTGAACAGCTCTTCGCTGGATTTTTCATCGTAAAAACGACTCGTAACCGCCAGTGTCAATTGATTGGCGTCGCCCACACGGTCCAGACCCGAGTAGCGGTTTTCAGCAAAAATGCGGCTCAGACTTTGGTCAGTGACCGTGGTGTCAAAAATTGGCTGGTCAGACTGGTCCTTGAATGGCGTGTACAAATAGAAAATACGCGGTTCCAGGGTTTGATTCACCTTTCGACCAAAAAAGCTGGTTTTGCGGTCAAAGTACACTGTACTGTCTAGCGAAACAGTGGGGATCACACTGCTCGGCCCCCCAGGCAAGCCGGTGGCTTGGCCTTTCAAGTCGTAGTTTGTGCTTTGCACCGACAACGCCGGTGTGAATGAGAACTCGGAACGTTGAATGGGCATGAACACACGGGCCCTGGTGACTCCCCGAGAGCCCTCAACCCGCGCGGGTGCAGAACTAGGGCGTGCGAAGTCCGTGTATTGGCCTGAAACCGATACGAACGCATTGGCATCGCCAATTCGCGTTGGGGTCAACTCGACTGTAGCTTCCGGCAGTCGGTCATAGGGCTCGGCGATGACATCGTTGAACAGTTGCAGAGTTTGGTGTGCCACTGTTCGAACATTGGCGCTCCAGTTTTTTTGCCGATAGGACAAGAATCCTTCCTGCACCAGCACCCTTTGCGAGGCCACAGCCTGCGTTCTTGAAAAATCTACAAAATAATTGTCGTCTGAAACCTGGTTGAAGTTGACCCCGGCATAAAAGGGGCCTTTCTCGAACTTGTGCAATAGCGACAGGGCAGATCGATCCGTACCGGTTTTCTCGTCGCTGGGCAAAAAGTCGTATTTTATTTCGCCTTCGTTGTTGGGAGTCAGGTACCGACCTTGTGTACCCAACTGGTAGCCGCGTCCGGAAATGACTTTGGGAAACAGCGTGAGGTCTTTGTCAGGTGCGATATTCAGGTAATAGGGAACCGTGACCTCCAACCCACTGTTGGAGACCGTCCCGAAGGAGGGGGGCAAAAAGCCGCTCTTGCGACGGTCCGAGGTGGGAAAGGAAAAGTAAGGTACGCCTAAAATGGGTACATCCTGAAACACCACCTTGGCACCCCGTGCCCGACCCACTTCCGAGGCTTGGTCGATTTCAAGCGAGTCGGCGGTGATGTACCAGTCACCTTGATCTGCCGCACCCGCATTGGGCACCTCGCACACCGTGTAGTTCGGGTTCTCAAGGGTGAGGCTGGAAATGCCGTCGTATTGCATTCGGTCTGCCCGACCTTTGCCCTTGATGTCTCTCAGTTCGAAGGTTGCATTTTTCATCTGGCTTTCACCAGTACCCAACTTCACCGAACCCTCGGGTGCCTTGAGCAGCATGCTTTCCTGCTCAATCACAAGGTTGCCTTTGGCTGTGGCGCGGTCGGTAATTGGCGAATAATTGATCGCATCGCTGCTTAAGCGCAGTTTTTTGCGGCGAATTTCAACATTGCCCTCGAGAAATGTTTCTTCCGCATTGTTGCCGTAAAGCCTGTCAGCCGAAATGTAGGTAGCCTCGTCCTCGGGTATTGGGGAGCGAACACCCAGAAGCCCGCCATCGATTCGAAGCTTGGTAGGGGCTTCCGCTGTCGCGGGGGCCTGACCAGGCGTTTGTGCAAACACGGGTGCACCAAGGCACCACAACGCCAGTGCGATGGCGGTGGGGCGGGTGGGCACGGTGTGCACTTGCGGTAAATTTTTGCTCTTCTTCAAGCTGGGTATGTACTCAAATAGGTGACGGGTCGATCAAGCGCCATTGGATCCTACTATTATAGGCAACTAACACTACATTAAAGAGATTGGACTGTTTGATGAGCGCCTTGCGTCAAGAAATGTTAAAAAAATGGCTGGTCGGACTGACTGGTTTCGATTTCAATCTTGAAACCCTCCAGGCTGCCTCAAGCGATGCAAGTTTTCGGCGCTACTTCAGGGTTGAAGCGGCCGATGGCCAGAAAACCTATGTTGTGATGGATGCACCGCCGGAAAAGGAAGATGTGCGCCCGTTTGTTCAGGTGGCAGATCTGTTGCGGCGCGGGGGTTCCAACGCACCCGAGGTACTGGCCGAAAATTCGGAGGAAGGTTTTCTGCTGCTGCAGGACTTCGGCAACACCACCATGTTGCAGGGTTTGAATGCCCAACCGGAGGCCAAAGACGCCTTCTACATGCAGGCGCTTCACGATCTGGTACACCTGCAGTCAAGCACTTCAACGGCTGGTTTGCCTGTTTACGGGGCTGACAAATTGTTGCAGGAAATGAACCTGTTCGATGAATGGTACGTGGGCCGCCACTTCGGTGCAGAGATGACAGACCAGGAACGCAACTGGCTCGACAGCATCAAGGGCATGCTGATTCAAAGCGCCCTGGCCGAGCCACAAGTATTTGTTCACCGCGATTACCACAGCCGAAACTTGATGCTGATCAGTGAACCTGACGCTGCGCCCCAATTTGGTATTCTGGATTTTCAGGATGCTGTTAAAGGCCCGCTGAGTTACGACCTGGTCAGTATTTTGCGCGACGCCTACATCGAATGGCCTGAAACACAGACGCTGGACTGGACAGTCCGCTATTGGGAAGCCGCGCGCAAGGCGGGCTTGCCTATCTGTGAAGACCCGGGCGAGTTTTACCGGCAGTTCGATTTCATGGGGCTGCAACGCCACCTGAAAATTCTGGGTATTTTCGCCCGCCTGAATTACCGCGATGGCAAGGCACAGTATTTAAATGACCTGCCCATGGTGCTGCGCTACGTGCGTTTGGTTGCCGGGCGTTATATTGCATTCAAGCCTTTGCTGCTGTTGCTGGACCGGCTTGAAAACAAGGCTGTCAAAGTGGGTTACACCTTTTAAATGAAAGCGATGATTTTGGCCGCAGGGCGCGGCGAACGCATGCGCCCCTTGACGGACCGCTGCCCCAAACCCCTTTTGCAGGCTGGGGGCAAGCCCTTGCTTCAGTGGCATATTGAGGCCTTGGCGGCAGTGGGTATTCGTCAAATCGTGATCAATCACGCGCACCTGGGCCACCAGATTGAAAACCATTTCGGCGACGGCGCTGCCCTTGGCGTGCAATTAAGTT
The nucleotide sequence above comes from Limnobacter thiooxidans. Encoded proteins:
- a CDS encoding peptidylprolyl isomerase: MKQIQHWLFAATTLATLGLAQAQGLKNPTPKAPSGKLSAELGASNDTSGSSAIDGIVAVVNTDIITRSELNRQVALIERQMTRRGAPLPDRTELRKQVLDRMVLDRAQLQKAEQLGIRIEEAQIEAAMARVADQNGLSLEDFLARLKDEGVSPARFREEVRSEITLGRLREREVESRIQVSDAEIQGFLAARTKGAVATNQPEVNWIQILVKVPADANAGVIGQARAKVEVVEKALKAGKSAEDILKSNPELKLDGTGQMGWSGFDSVPSLFSEFLSKGQLDAVQTVRSPNGFHVLKVLGRREGGPALDSTPVTQTRARHILIRPGPDVSEAEAKRRLNFALEQLRGGTANFETLAKQYSQDGSASKGGDLGWLYPGDTVPEFEREMNQLGTGEVSPVFQSRFGFHIIQVAERRQQAASEERQRQAARQAIRTNKSEESYQEWLRQLRDATFIEIRL
- a CDS encoding LPS-assembly protein LptD, producing the protein MPTRPTAIALALWCLGAPVFAQTPGQAPATAEAPTKLRIDGGLLGVRSPIPEDEATYISADRLYGNNAEETFLEGNVEIRRKKLRLSSDAINYSPITDRATAKGNLVIEQESMLLKAPEGSVKLGTGESQMKNATFELRDIKGKGRADRMQYDGISSLTLENPNYTVCEVPNAGAADQGDWYITADSLEIDQASEVGRARGAKVVFQDVPILGVPYFSFPTSDRRKSGFLPPSFGTVSNSGLEVTVPYYLNIAPDKDLTLFPKVISGRGYQLGTQGRYLTPNNEGEIKYDFLPSDEKTGTDRSALSLLHKFEKGPFYAGVNFNQVSDDNYFVDFSRTQAVASQRVLVQEGFLSYRQKNWSANVRTVAHQTLQLFNDVIAEPYDRLPEATVELTPTRIGDANAFVSVSGQYTDFARPSSAPARVEGSRGVTRARVFMPIQRSEFSFTPALSVQSTNYDLKGQATGLPGGPSSVIPTVSLDSTVYFDRKTSFFGRKVNQTLEPRIFYLYTPFKDQSDQPIFDTTVTDQSLSRIFAENRYSGLDRVGDANQLTLAVTSRFYDEKSSEELFSVTGGQRLNLTASRVILQGFEAPTTSDSDFFANARGRISGSVFLDATTQLNAESGRHERGNISLSYAPSIGKQLNLGYRYTRAQIDQFDISGQWPISDRWSGVGRLNYSMLDNRLIEGVAGLEYGEGCWAVRVIAQRFATAPQLETTSLFVQLELTGLGRLGSNPADLLSRKVPGYTPFSTSQATQ
- a CDS encoding aminoglycoside phosphotransferase family protein, producing the protein MLKKWLVGLTGFDFNLETLQAASSDASFRRYFRVEAADGQKTYVVMDAPPEKEDVRPFVQVADLLRRGGSNAPEVLAENSEEGFLLLQDFGNTTMLQGLNAQPEAKDAFYMQALHDLVHLQSSTSTAGLPVYGADKLLQEMNLFDEWYVGRHFGAEMTDQERNWLDSIKGMLIQSALAEPQVFVHRDYHSRNLMLISEPDAAPQFGILDFQDAVKGPLSYDLVSILRDAYIEWPETQTLDWTVRYWEAARKAGLPICEDPGEFYRQFDFMGLQRHLKILGIFARLNYRDGKAQYLNDLPMVLRYVRLVAGRYIAFKPLLLLLDRLENKAVKVGYTF